The Takifugu rubripes chromosome 7, fTakRub1.2, whole genome shotgun sequence genome has a segment encoding these proteins:
- the scgn gene encoding secretagogin yields the protein MESSFHNLDAAGFLEIWQHFDADDNGYIEGKELDDFFRHMMKRLGPQEQVTEERVQRLKKRFMSAYDITADGKLQIQELANMILPEDENFLLVFRREALLDNSIDFMKIWRKYDADCSGYISAQELKAFLGDLFQQHHKDVSADKLEEYTDTMMKIFDKNKDGCLDLNDLARILALENNFLLQFKMDACSKEDRKRDFDKIFAHYDVSKTGALEGPEVDGFVKDMMGLVRPNMTGSELDQLRAVLLCHCDVNKDGKIQRNELALCLGVKP from the exons ATGGAGTCCTCTTTCCATAACCTGGACGCAGCTGGTTTCCTGGAAATTTGGCAACACTTTGATGCAGATG ATAATGGTTACATTGAGGGTAAAGAGCTGGATGACTTCTTCCGTCACATGATGAAGAGACTGGGTCCGCAG GAGCAAGTGACCGAAGAAAGAGTGCAGAGACTGAAGAAAAGGTTCATGTCGGCCTATGACATCACTGCGGATGGGAAACTACAGATTCAGGAG CTGGCCAACATGATCCTGCCTGAAGACGAGAACTTCCTGTTAGTGTTCCGCAGGGAAGCTCTTCTGGACAACAGCATTGACTTCATGAAG ATCTGGAGGAAGTATGATGCGGACTGCAGTGGCTACATATCAGCCCAGGAGCTCAAG GCTTTCCTGGGTGATTTATTCCAACAGCATCACAAAGACGTGTCGGCTGACAAGCTGGAGGAGTACACGGACACAATG ATGAAGATCTTCGACAAAAACAAGGACGGCTGTTTGGACCTGAACGACTTGGCCAG GATCTTGGCTCTAGAAAACAACTTCCTGCTCCAGTTTAAGATGGAT GCCTGCAGCAAAGAGGACAGAAAGCGAGACTTTGACAAGATCTTTGCCCATTATGATGTT AGTAAAACCGGAGCTCTGGAAGGTCCTGAAGTGGACGGATTTGTCAAAGACATGATGGGACTTGTCAGA CCCAACATGACTGGTTCTGAGCTGGATCAGCTCCGAGCCGTTCTGTTGTGCCACTGTGATGTCAACAAAGACGGGAAAATCCAGAGAAACGAGCTCGCCCTGTGCCTGGGAGTCAAGCCCTAG